Proteins from one Oncorhynchus masou masou isolate Uvic2021 chromosome 12, UVic_Omas_1.1, whole genome shotgun sequence genomic window:
- the LOC135549579 gene encoding tumor protein D52-like isoform X2, which yields MEEADQGAVRPDFTPELGEDAVRSVTVSPAIPTLTEEEQEELRGELLRVEDEILTLSQVLATKENQLADIKRKLGITPLNELKQNLSKSWHEVTTSTAYKKTSEGLSVAGQKATAAFNNMGSAISRKFEDVRNTPTFKSFEEKVETLKVKMSPTVSQGDFGDVLTSTATSDPSVVVEKQPEATPIVIQEEHLQ from the exons gggctGTGAGACCAGACTTTACCCCAGAGTTAGGTGAGGATGCAGTGAGGTCAGTGACCGTGTCCCCTGCCATCCCCACCCTgacagaggaggagcaggaggagcttCGAGGGGAGCTGCTCAGG GTGGAGGATGAGATCTTGACTCTGTCTCAGGTGCTGGCAACTAAGGAGAACCAGTTGGCAGACATCAAGAGGAAGCTGGGCATCACTCCTCTCAACGAGCTCAAACAGAACCTCAGCAAGAGCTGGCACGAGGTCACCACCTCTACAGC CTATAAGAAGACGTCAGAGGGCCTGTCCGTGGCCGGTCAGAAGGCCACAGCAGCCTTCAACAACATGGGCTCAGCCATCAGCAGGAAGTTTGAGGATGTCAG GAACACACCCACCTTCAAGTCGTTTGAGGAGAAAGTAGAGACTTTAAAG GTCAAGATGAGCCCGACGGTGTCTCAGGGTGACTTTGGCGACGTGTTGACCTCTACTGCAACCTCTGACCCGTCTGTTGTCGTGGAGAAACAGCCAGAGGCCACGCCCATCGTCATCCAGGAAGAACATCTCCAGTGA
- the LOC135549579 gene encoding tumor protein D52-like isoform X1, whose protein sequence is MEEADQGAVRPDFTPELGEDAVRSVTVSPAIPTLTEEEQEELRGELLRVEDEILTLSQVLATKENQLADIKRKLGITPLNELKQNLSKSWHEVTTSTAYKKTSEGLSVAGQKATAAFNNMGSAISRKFEDVSIRSLQHSASMPVMRNTPTFKSFEEKVETLKVKMSPTVSQGDFGDVLTSTATSDPSVVVEKQPEATPIVIQEEHLQ, encoded by the exons gggctGTGAGACCAGACTTTACCCCAGAGTTAGGTGAGGATGCAGTGAGGTCAGTGACCGTGTCCCCTGCCATCCCCACCCTgacagaggaggagcaggaggagcttCGAGGGGAGCTGCTCAGG GTGGAGGATGAGATCTTGACTCTGTCTCAGGTGCTGGCAACTAAGGAGAACCAGTTGGCAGACATCAAGAGGAAGCTGGGCATCACTCCTCTCAACGAGCTCAAACAGAACCTCAGCAAGAGCTGGCACGAGGTCACCACCTCTACAGC CTATAAGAAGACGTCAGAGGGCCTGTCCGTGGCCGGTCAGAAGGCCACAGCAGCCTTCAACAACATGGGCTCAGCCATCAGCAGGAAGTTTGAGGATGTCAG CATACGCTCCCTACAGCATTCTGCTAGTATGCCTGTAATGAG GAACACACCCACCTTCAAGTCGTTTGAGGAGAAAGTAGAGACTTTAAAG GTCAAGATGAGCCCGACGGTGTCTCAGGGTGACTTTGGCGACGTGTTGACCTCTACTGCAACCTCTGACCCGTCTGTTGTCGTGGAGAAACAGCCAGAGGCCACGCCCATCGTCATCCAGGAAGAACATCTCCAGTGA